In Streptococcus respiraculi, one DNA window encodes the following:
- a CDS encoding SA1320 family protein, giving the protein MMTTEDYNKMAGDVYYVDSKKTVIPFQKRDKVAGDKYQILRVSDNQTNGMQAMAVAPVVNGEVDASQITIVYAGTNIDDPSDRRTDIENIMQGRDGLTKDPRSSEIIDSQIDTALDFATDIKKTYPQATISTTGHSLGGYLATLVAIKNKWASTAFNGPSPANMLTEEEIAWAKAHTDIIINYRNTRDWLGNYGGDPLGIARYVESYKDAGIFAILYYHGLSTWEFDAHGNLIDKYGFIVDQKNYHTGVDIDGDGVEDIHLSPENVEPRNLFLSSGNLSLAGGTAIKINPDSLRMLSSNLNSLALTEIPAMIRVCQLCQDKNAKIQGDFNTRKQKVEESIVQRFKETRLTEVFYLLHDSLGQMMNKQHIFENLSSPQTLVNTISHPAYLSSGAYLDLYPYNSMLSRLATNSQQLVQQLRDEKTGGFQDGFLINSPPTALKSSSVLEETVKSFKKKGEIIFEGTGLREGKRDGISQSLTEVLEVEQKNLRELQMAVENVSRLTLSLANNFQGMDEWLQGQLSSGGNMAGFSVQHVPVSYKAYLEESAIFDDVKDVLQAFDQQVERRSDQYAKEVAVAFSDTFQQVQASLERWTEQLISFNKTVDAVKDTFDIDIYVDKKKMVDDKTVVTRTYWGQLVRLYGSTTSVTIRSAHQEIPTLADKIVEAIEVTRSAKSDMQNLKPQIKVIIEEGVYNAFDLDEIVASQKVIQIQTNRIMQELNYVMTTISSQMTGQAITRLSEQLGNVHQLTRYFNQLVGDCFGNQGGKETLPRGVLAPQANCFSLNK; this is encoded by the coding sequence ATGATGACCACAGAGGATTATAATAAAATGGCTGGCGATGTTTATTATGTAGATTCTAAGAAGACTGTTATTCCTTTTCAAAAAAGAGATAAAGTTGCTGGAGATAAATATCAAATTTTACGAGTCTCGGACAACCAAACTAACGGTATGCAAGCAATGGCAGTTGCGCCAGTCGTGAATGGGGAGGTGGATGCTTCCCAGATTACAATTGTCTATGCAGGAACGAATATTGATGACCCTAGTGACCGTCGTACAGATATAGAAAATATAATGCAAGGGCGCGACGGGCTAACGAAAGACCCTCGGAGTTCCGAGATCATAGATAGTCAAATTGACACAGCTCTTGATTTTGCCACAGACATCAAAAAAACATATCCTCAAGCCACTATCTCTACGACAGGTCATTCTCTGGGAGGGTATCTCGCAACCTTAGTTGCGATAAAAAACAAATGGGCTTCAACAGCCTTTAATGGACCGAGTCCTGCTAATATGTTGACAGAAGAAGAGATTGCGTGGGCCAAAGCCCATACTGATATTATTATTAATTATCGCAACACGAGAGACTGGCTTGGGAATTATGGTGGAGACCCTTTGGGAATAGCACGTTATGTAGAGTCGTATAAGGATGCAGGCATATTTGCTATTTTGTATTACCATGGGCTTTCAACGTGGGAGTTTGACGCTCACGGGAACCTCATTGACAAATATGGCTTCATTGTTGACCAGAAAAATTACCATACGGGTGTTGATATTGATGGAGACGGGGTGGAGGATATTCACCTAAGCCCTGAAAATGTAGAGCCTAGGAATTTGTTCCTTTCTAGTGGCAATCTCAGTCTTGCGGGTGGTACGGCAATCAAGATTAATCCAGATAGCTTACGAATGCTCTCAAGTAATCTGAATAGCTTGGCATTAACTGAGATTCCAGCCATGATTCGTGTGTGTCAACTGTGCCAAGATAAAAATGCCAAAATTCAAGGGGATTTTAACACGCGAAAGCAAAAGGTGGAAGAAAGCATTGTTCAGCGTTTTAAGGAAACTAGACTAACAGAGGTCTTCTACCTACTTCATGATTCACTGGGACAGATGATGAATAAACAGCATATCTTTGAGAATCTATCTTCTCCTCAAACATTGGTCAATACGATTTCACATCCAGCTTATTTGTCTAGTGGTGCTTATCTGGACCTCTATCCTTATAATAGTATGCTATCTCGACTTGCTACAAATAGTCAACAATTGGTACAACAGCTGAGGGATGAGAAAACAGGTGGCTTCCAAGATGGTTTTCTAATAAATTCTCCACCGACAGCTCTCAAGTCTTCATCGGTCTTAGAAGAAACTGTGAAAAGCTTCAAAAAGAAGGGCGAAATCATTTTTGAAGGGACAGGATTACGGGAAGGGAAAAGAGATGGGATTAGCCAGTCCCTAACAGAAGTATTGGAAGTAGAGCAAAAAAACCTTCGAGAATTACAAATGGCGGTCGAAAATGTATCTCGTCTAACCTTGAGTTTAGCCAATAACTTTCAAGGAATGGATGAATGGCTGCAGGGACAGCTATCAAGTGGCGGTAATATGGCAGGTTTTTCTGTTCAACATGTCCCAGTCTCTTACAAAGCCTATCTTGAAGAATCTGCTATTTTTGATGATGTCAAAGATGTCTTACAGGCCTTTGATCAGCAAGTCGAAAGGCGGAGTGACCAGTATGCGAAGGAAGTAGCAGTTGCCTTTTCAGATACCTTTCAACAAGTTCAGGCTTCCTTAGAGAGATGGACTGAGCAGTTGATATCCTTTAATAAGACAGTTGACGCGGTAAAAGACACTTTCGATATCGACATTTACGTGGATAAGAAAAAGATGGTGGATGATAAAACTGTTGTCACACGGACCTATTGGGGTCAATTAGTGAGATTATATGGCTCGACAACGTCGGTAACAATTCGCTCTGCACACCAAGAGATTCCAACATTAGCAGACAAGATTGTAGAAGCAATTGAGGTTACACGTTCGGCCAAAAGTGATATGCAAAATCTAAAGCCTCAAATAAAGGTCATCATTGAGGAAGGTGTCTATAATGCTTTTGATTTGGATGAGATTGTGGCCAGTCAAAAAGTAATTCAAATTCAGACCAATCGCATCATGCAGGAGTTAAACTATGTAATGACAACAATTTCAAGTCAAATGACAGGACAAGCCATCACTAGACTATCAGAACAATTGGGAAATGTTCATCAGTTGACTCGCTATTTCAATCAATTGGTCGGAGATTGCTTCGGGAATCAAGGCGGAAAAGAGACGTTACCGCGTGGTGTATTGGCACCTCAGGCGAATTGCTTCTCTCTTAATAAGTAA